A window of Chloroflexi bacterium ADurb.Bin180 genomic DNA:
GACGACCTGTGCGCCTTCGCCCAGGTACGGCACGGTGGTCGGGGTCTCTGGCCGGGGCGTCGGGGGTCGTCTCGCCTGCCCAGGGTCGTGAACAGAGACACCACAGCAACTGAGGGCAGCCGAGCACAGCAGCGCCAGCCAGAGGCAGACCCACACCATCCGCCGGCCAACCGCACGGTGGGTTTGAAACCAGTCACCGCCTGAGGGAAACATCAGCCTGCGACTACCTCGACCACGGCTTCGCCGACCACTGAGCCGTTGGCCACCAGCACAAGTCGATGAGGACCCGGGAAATGCTGACGAGTCGAGCCATTGGCCAGCGAAAGGCGACGTCTAAAGACGTGGCCACCCGGCTCCAGAGAGACGGTTCGTATGGCAAAGACCTTGCGCGACAACTTGCCACCTGGCCTAGCGTACTCGACACGCAGCTCGAGGCGGACCAAGCACGGCTCCGCGCCCGAGACCTTAACCACAAAGCTGTAGCCGACGGATGAGCCTACTGGCACAGTACTCCGGTCGAGCTGAAAACCCGAGACCTCGAGTCTGCTATCGGGAGCCACCCCGACCAAGGCCAGAGCTTCCGGGTTTCCTGCCTTGAGCAGGGTTCTGAGGGCGTGACGAACGATCCAGTCGGTCCGGGGGTTGTGGCCGTACCACCTCCCGGCGACCTGCAGGGCGAGATGCGGGTGGTCCTTCGAGATTTCGTTCAGGTTGTTCGCCACGCTCTTTCGGACGTACTCTGATTCGTCGCCTTTGAGCAGCTCGAGAATGGGCAGGATGGGCGTCGGGTCGCGCTTGAGTTCCGCCAGCATCAAACCCCAGGGCAGCCGGGGGCGGCATCCTTCGCTGGCCAGGCGGCGCACATGCTCGTTCTCGTCAGTCGCCCACAGGGCAAGCACTGCCATCGCGCGCGCGGCATCGTGCGCGATGAACGGGCGGATGGCAAACTCGGAACTGCCAAAGCGAGTGAAATGGGCCAGCGCGGCCAGGCTCACGTCCCAGTGCTCGAGGCCATAACAGGCCACATAGTCGGAGCAGACCATCGGCAAAAAGCCCTTGCCCGCGGGGATAGCCCTGCTGAGGATGTCCACGGCCTGCCGGTAGTCGTCTGGCAGTGTCTGGTGCAGGCACTCGGTGATATGGCTCAGCCGCTCCTTGAGCTCTCGCTCAGTCCAGGCCTCGTCAAAGACCAGACGCAGAAAAAGGCCGTCGTCAAAGGGCGGGTACGCCTCCTGGATGGCGGCGGCGAACTGTCCAAGTGCCTGATGACTGAATAGGGTATCCTTGAGCTTGTCCGGCATGGCCTCGTCCTTCGCGCAGCGTATGGCAGTATAGGCTGGAACGCCTTTCCCTGTCAATGGCGCCGGTACGGCACTGTCTCCTCAAGGCCATTAGCTGTCCAGTTGACATGCCAGGCCGTCCGTGCTATACTCGCGATGCACACGTGTGCAACGGAGCCGCCATGGTCGTGTCGATCAAGGAGATCGCCCGGCGAGCCGGTGTTTCGCATTCAACCGTCTCGCGCGCCCTGCACCAAAGCCCTCTGGTCAGGCCAGATACCGCAGTGCGCATCCGCACGCTGGCCGAGGAGATGGGCTATGTTCCGAGCGCCATCGGCCGAGGCCTCGCCACCCGCAGCACCCACACCCTCGGCCTGGTCGTTACTACCATCGCTGACCCTTTCGTTTCGGAGGTGGTGCGCGGCGCAGAAGAGCTGGCCATGGACCACGGCTATTCTGTCTTCCTCTGCCAGTCTGGCGCACAGCCCCAGAGAGAGCTGGCCGCAGTCCGTGCTTTGCATGAGAACCGCGTCGTTGGCGTCATCGTCACCTCCTCGCGGGTGGGCGACTTGTATGGACCTCTGCTGGCTCAGATGAAGGTGCCCATCGTCCTCATCAACAACGAGCGCTCCGATCCGGGCATCTGGTTTGTGTCGATCGATGACCGCCACGGCGGCATGCTGGCCACCGAACATCTGCTTCGCATCGGACGGAGAAGGATCGGCTTCATCGCCGGCTGGCCTGAGGCCACCTCCAGCATCGGCCGGCTGCGCGGCTGCGTCGAAGCACTGGACCGACACGCCCTGAGAGCAAGTCCCTACTGGACGGCGTCGGCAAATGGCCGCATGGACGGCGGCTATGCCGCCGCGGCGGATATGCTGTCCTGCCGCCCTCTGCCAGACGGGCTATTCTGCTACAACGACCTCACCGCTATCGGAGCGCTCAAGGCACTACGCGAGCATGGTCTGCGCGTTCCGGATGATATCGCCGTTGTCGGTTTTGACGATATTGCCATGGCCGCGTTCACCTGCCCCCCTCTGACCACCGTCGCTCAGCCGCGTCTAGACATGGGAAGGCTTGCCGTGTGCATGCTTCTGGACCTCATCGCCGGTAGAAGCGTCGAGAGCCAGACACTCGAAGGCTCGCTCGTCATTCGTGAATCAACCCTCGCCGCTCAAGGCGGGGATCAATAGCCAGGAGGAGGAAAGTAGGATGAAGGCACTCGTTCTGTCCGCGCAATGGAACCCCAGGAAGGGTTACAACCTTACCGAAGCCGAGCGCATATCCCGCAAGGTGGTCTCGGGCAATATGGTCTGGCAGCACCCTACGCTCAAAGTGCAGGATGTCGACCAGCCCAAGCCCACGCCGGACCAGGTTCTCATCCGTATCAAGGCCTGTGGTGTGTGCGGCTCTGACATCCATTTCTACGAGCACGACGACGAAGACTATATCCTCTATCCCGGCCTGACCAAGTTCCCCACCATCCTCGGACACGAATTCTCGGGCGTCGTCGAGGAAGCAGGCAGTCAGGTCAAGGACCTGGTTCCTGGCGACATGGTTACGGCGGAGGAGATGATCTGGTGCGGCTACTGCACCCCCTGTCGCAACGGCTTTCCCAACCATTGCCGCAATCTCGAGGAGATCGGCTTTACCATCCCCGGAGCCTTCGCCGAGTATATCGCCATCGGAGCCAAGTACTGCTGGAAGATCGACGACCTCAAGGCCCGCTTTGGCAGCGAGGACAAGGCCTATGAGGTGGGCGCCATCACCGAACCAACCTGCGTGACCTACAACGGCATGTTCGAGTGCGCCGGAGGCTTTCGACCCGGCGCGTACGTGGTTGTCTTTGGCGCCGGACCGATCGGCCTCGCTGGAGTCGGCCTGGCCAAAGCAGGAGGAGCTGGCAAGATCATCGCTTTCGAGACATCGCCCCAGCGGCGCGAGCTGGCCAAAGTGATCGGAGCCGATTACGTGTACGACCCCAAGGCAGTGACTCCCAGTGAGGTCATTATGGATCTGACCGAGGGTGAGGGTGCAGACATGATGGTTGAGGCAGCAGGAGCCCCTCAGCTCACCATCCCCGAGATGGAAAAGTGCCTGGCCGTCAACAGCAAGATCGTGCAGATTGGCCGGGCGGCTCAGCGCGTGTCGGCCTACCTGGAGAATCTCCAGGTGCGCCGCGCCAAGATCTATGGCGCTCAGGGCCACTCGGGTCATGGCACCTTCCCCAATGTCATCCGCTTGGTGGCCTCCGGTCGGATGGACCTTTCGCCCATGATCACCGCTCGTTTCGACCTCGACCACGTGGTCGACGCCATCGCCCAGTCCGGTGCCCGCCAGCACGGCAAGATTATGGTCAAGATGGGGTGAGTGCAACATGCCAAGTACTGTGAACATCGGTCTCATCGGTGCGGGCCGAATCGGCAAGGTGCACGCGCAGAACCTGGCCTGCCGCGTCCCCGGTGCGCGCCTGGCAGGGGTAGCGGACGTGGTCCAGAGTGCCGCAGCAGAATGCGCTGCCTTGGTCGGTTGCCAGACCGCCATTCCCGATTACCGGGCGTTGCTGGACAATAGGGATATCCAGGCCGTGGTGGTCTGTACCAGCACCAACACGCACGCGCAGATCATCGAAGAGGCGGCTGCTGCGGGCAAGCACATCTTCTCGGAAAAGCCCCTCGACCTGGACCTGAAGCGCATCGATCAAGTGCTGTCCGCCGTGAAACGCGCCGGCGTCAAGCTTCAGGTGGGGTTTAACCGCCGATTTGACGCCAACTTTAGCCGGGTTCGCGAAATCGTGGCCGAGGGCAAGATCGGGCGGCCACACCTGCTGCGCATCACCAGCAGGGACCCCCAACCTCCGCCCATCGCTTACGTCAAGGTGTCGGGGGGTCTCTTCCTCGACATGACCATACACGACCTGGATATGTCACGCTTTCTTCTCGGCGAAGAAGTCACTGAGATCTACGCCGCCGCAGCCGTCCTGGTAGACCCGGCGATCGGTGCAGCAGGAGACGTCGACACGGCAGTGCTCACGCTGCGCTACCAGAGCGGCGCCATCGGCACCATCGACAACAGCCGCCGAGCCGTCTATGGCTACGACCAGCGAGTGGAGGTCTTTGGCGACAAGGGGATGGTCTGCGTCGCTAACAAAAAGCCCGACTCGGCGGAGTGGAGCCTTGCTGATGGCATTCACTCCTCGCTGCCACTGTTCTTCTTCCTGGAGCGCTACAACGACTCGTACATTGCCGAGATGCGCGCCTTTGTCGACTGCATCGCCACCGGAAAGGATCCGCCGGTACAGGGCATCGACGGGCGTATCCCGGTCGCGATGGCCTACGCCGCCGCCAGGTCAGTGCGCGAGCACCGACCGATCAAGCTGAGCGAGGTGGACGAGGGCGGGGGCTAAACTCGAATGACCGCGAGTTCCGCACTCTGTGCGACCGAACCTGGAAGACAGGAGGCGTGACGATGCGCCACGGAGCGTGCACCTGGATCTTTGGCGACCAGCCGCTGCCCGACATCGCCCAACGTCTCGCCGCGGCTGGTGCCGATGGCATGGAACTGATGGGCAACCTGGAGGCCTACCCGCCGGGCAAGGTCAATGCCTGCCTGCGAGAGAGCGGGCTGAAGGTGCTCTCGCTCACTCCGGAGAACGTCGACCTGGCCCATCCTGACCCGCAGGTTCGCAGCCAGGCGTTGGAATACTACTATCGCCTGCTCGACCTGGCAGCGGAGGTCGGCAACCCGGTCGTCTGCTGTCACGGCGCAGTCGGCCGAATCCGTGCCATAGGCCCTCACGAGGACGAGCGCCGCTGGTTCCTGCTGGGTGTGCAGCGCATCGCCGAGCGGGCTGGACAGGCGGGCCTGCGCATCGCTCTGGAGGTGCTGAACCGCTATGAAGCTCATCTCCTCAATACCGCCGGGGAGGCACTGGCCTTCGTCAGAGAGGTCGGCGCCGACAACGTTGGTCTCTTGCTTGACTGCTACCATATGAACATCGAAGAGGAGGACCTGCGGAGCGCAATTGGCACTGCTAGCGACCGCCTGTTTCTCTTCCACGCTGCCGACTCTAACCGTCAGGCTGTGGGCCGCGGGCACACCGACTGGCCCGGCGTGTTGCGCGCGCTCCGGGACGCCCGCTACACCGGCGACCTGGTGCTCGAGTGTACCGCTCCCGGTCCTGACCCATTCACTCCGATCAAGGGCGAAGGCTGGCAGGAGATGGTGTGGCAGTATGTCGAGGAATCGCTGCGTTACCTGGAGCTGTTGGAGAGACAGGTTGGGTTGACTGGATAGCCGACAAGCTGGACTCGGACGGGAGGAACTGTGTTACTAGCCATCAATGGCGCAACCACCATGAAAACTGACCTGGCAGGTGATATCGCCGCGGCCCATGCGGCCGGATTCCAGGGTCTGGAGCTCTGGGCGGCCAAAGTCGATGAGTACCTGCGCAGTCACAGCCTCGCGGAGCTCGCTTCTTTGCTCCGCAAGAACAAGATCACGCCAGTAAGCATCAACTCGATCGAGTTCATCACGTTTCGCTCGGCCGAGGACTATCAGAAGATCCGCACCAGGTGTCAGCAATTGTGCGAGTGGAGCAGAGCGATCGGTTGCGAGCGCATCGTCGTCGTCCCCAGCCCAACTCCCAGAGAAGGGGCAACCCGCTCGCAGATCAAGTCGGAATCGGTGCGTGTCCTGCGTGAACTCGGCGCTCTGGCCGGCGGCTATGGCGTGAAACTGGCTTTCGAGTTCCTCGGTTTTGGCTGGTGCTCCGTGCGAACCCTTGCTCAGGCCCGGGAGATCGTCAGCGCGGCAGATCGGCCCAACGTTGGCCTGGTCATTGACACCTGCCACTTTTACGCCGGGGGTTCACGCATCGAGTCCATCAAGCGAGTCAACCCCGAGCAGATCCTCATCTTTCACATCAACGACGTGGAGAAGAGGCCCAAACAAACCATCGAGGACGCCCACCGGCTCCTGCCAGGCGAAGGAGTGATCCCGCTCGAGGCCATCCTGCGCGAACTCAAGGCGACCGGCTTTGACGGGCTTTGCTCGATTGAGCTGTTCCGCCCGGCCTATTGGGAACGGCCAGCACCCGAATTGGCCAGGTCGGCGCGTGAGGCAACGCTCAAGCTGCTTCGGCCCCTTTTTGACGTCGTATGACCGAGTTGCTCCACAGCGCAACCATGCGTAGAATGGACCCGGCTGACACCATCATCAACTGACAACAGAACACCGAACCATTCCACGTGTCGAGCAAACTGAAAGGAGGTGCCCTGGCGAGCCACCGCCTGACAGTATCATGAGTCGGACAGCAGTTGCTCACTATCTTGAGGAGGAGAGACAATGCGTCGTCGACGAATGTGGACTGTGGTAACCTTGTTCGTGGTTGGCTGTCTGTTGTGGGCCGGGTGCACCCCTGCGGCCACTCCTACCCCCCAGGTGATCGTCAAGAGAGAGACCGAAGTAGTGACAATCCGCGAGACGGTCGTGGTTCCTCCCACCCCCGTCCCGCCCGCGCCAACTGAGATCACCCTGGTGGATACCAACTCGGGAGCCAACTTCCAGTGGTACTGGCAGAACGTCATAGTTCCTGCCATCCAGGATCAGCTGGGCATCAAGGTCAACTATGTGGTGGGCAAGATCGCCGAACAGACCGAGCGCATGAAGGCCTGGGAAGCGGGCAAGGGTGATGTGCAGCTGCTCTTTGTCAAGCCGGATGACATTGCCAGCATCGTCAAGGCGTCCATCCCGCTGGTCAAGCTCTGGCCCGACCACAAGGACGACATCCCCAATCTGGCCAAGTGCCCCGAGGACTACTTGAAGATCGCTCAGGGCGTGGACATCCAGGGCACCGGGGCGCTGTACTGGCGCAGCCAGTACATGCTGATGTACAACACGGAGTACGTCAAGAACCCGCCCAAGAGCTGGAAAGAGTTCTACGAGCGGCGGGCCGAATGGAAGGGTCATATCGGCTGGATTCGCCCCGATGCCAAGTCCGGCGCCGGCCGCGGCCTGCCCTACGCCTTCCTGAATGCGTTCGTGCCACTCACCGATGCCGCCGGCAAGGCGATTCCGCTGGCAGACCTGCAGGCCAAGCCGGAGTTTAAGGACGCGGTGACCAAGCTCCGCGAGTTCATCAAGGCCTGCAAATCCGCGATTCCTGCGGAGCCTCCCAATATGTTCGAGGATTTCAACGCCGGCGACACCTGGCTGGCCGTTTATGCCATGGATTTCTCGCTGTGGTCCGTCAGCCAGGGCACCATGCCGCCAACACTGGCTGCCGCGGCTTTGAGCGATGGCGTGCCCGCTGGGTCCGATGGTTATCTGGCCATCCCGGCGAACATCCCGGAGGCCTACAAGCCGGTGGTGATGAAGATCATCAACTACCTGCTGTCTGACGACCAGCAGATCCGCCTCATCACGACGATGTGGCAGTACACGGGGACGCAGATCGACGAGCAGATCCCTGATGTCGTCTGGCGCAAGATCCCCAAGTGGTCAGAGGTGGAGAAGGTCCGCGTGCGCCAGACCAACAAGGAAGTCACGGACTGGATCAAGACCAACGGTGTCAAGGAATTGCTGGGAGAGTAGCTCTTAGCGTGACCGCACAGCCTGGGCTGCCTCCGCAGCCCAGGCTTGTCATGCGCTATCCAGCGGGGTGAGAGAGTGCACCATGTCTGAGGCACCTAGCAGGCGCCAGAGCCTCATCACTTTTCTATTGTTGCTGCCGGGACTGGCGGGTTTCTTCGGCCTGTTCTTCTACCCCATGCTGGTCACACTGGCACGGAGCTTTCGTCCGGAAGGAGAAGCCCAGGGGTGGACGCTGGAGAACTATGCCGTCTTGGTGCGCAACTCGGACTTTCCTCGAGTCATCTTGCTCACTTTTTTCCTGGCCATTTCCTCCACTGTACTGTCAATCGCTCTTTCGGTGCCCCTGGCGCTGCTGCTGCGGCACAAGCCTACTGGTCACCGCCTGTTGCGCATAAGCATGCTCATTCCGATCACCGTGCCGGGCCTGATCGGAGCTCTGGGGCTGCTGCTCTTCTGGGGCAGCCGCGGTTGGTTCAACCTAGCGCTGATGCCACTGCTGGACCTGAAGAACCCTATCCAGGTTAACTATACGCTCCCGGGTCTGATCATTTTCTACGTCTGGCACTATTTCTCCTACACAGCAACGACGACCCTGTCGACTCTGGAAGGATTGGATCCCGCCTTTGAAGAAGCGGCCACCGTTGCCGGAGCTGCTCCGGGCCAGGTGCTGCGCCACGTGGTGATCCCCCTGATCATGCCGGGAATCCTGGCTGGATCGGTGCTGAGCTTTATGGCCGCTTTTGGGGCATTCAGCATTCCGTTGGTCACCGGCGGTAGCTTGCGCCCACTGGCCGTGTCGATCTATAAGCAGATCGAAGTGTTTACTCCGGCGCGGTGGTCGGCCGCCAGTGCCATGGCCGCAGTCATGGCGACTCTGCAAGTGATTTTCCTGGCCATCTACATGCGCGTGCTC
This region includes:
- the cytR gene encoding HTH-type transcriptional repressor CytR, which translates into the protein MVVSIKEIARRAGVSHSTVSRALHQSPLVRPDTAVRIRTLAEEMGYVPSAIGRGLATRSTHTLGLVVTTIADPFVSEVVRGAEELAMDHGYSVFLCQSGAQPQRELAAVRALHENRVVGVIVTSSRVGDLYGPLLAQMKVPIVLINNERSDPGIWFVSIDDRHGGMLATEHLLRIGRRRIGFIAGWPEATSSIGRLRGCVEALDRHALRASPYWTASANGRMDGGYAAAADMLSCRPLPDGLFCYNDLTAIGALKALREHGLRVPDDIAVVGFDDIAMAAFTCPPLTTVAQPRLDMGRLAVCMLLDLIAGRSVESQTLEGSLVIRESTLAAQGGDQ
- the tdh_3 gene encoding L-threonine 3-dehydrogenase, whose product is MKALVLSAQWNPRKGYNLTEAERISRKVVSGNMVWQHPTLKVQDVDQPKPTPDQVLIRIKACGVCGSDIHFYEHDDEDYILYPGLTKFPTILGHEFSGVVEEAGSQVKDLVPGDMVTAEEMIWCGYCTPCRNGFPNHCRNLEEIGFTIPGAFAEYIAIGAKYCWKIDDLKARFGSEDKAYEVGAITEPTCVTYNGMFECAGGFRPGAYVVVFGAGPIGLAGVGLAKAGGAGKIIAFETSPQRRELAKVIGADYVYDPKAVTPSEVIMDLTEGEGADMMVEAAGAPQLTIPEMEKCLAVNSKIVQIGRAAQRVSAYLENLQVRRAKIYGAQGHSGHGTFPNVIRLVASGRMDLSPMITARFDLDHVVDAIAQSGARQHGKIMVKMG
- the idhA gene encoding Inositol 2-dehydrogenase translates to MPSTVNIGLIGAGRIGKVHAQNLACRVPGARLAGVADVVQSAAAECAALVGCQTAIPDYRALLDNRDIQAVVVCTSTNTHAQIIEEAAAAGKHIFSEKPLDLDLKRIDQVLSAVKRAGVKLQVGFNRRFDANFSRVREIVAEGKIGRPHLLRITSRDPQPPPIAYVKVSGGLFLDMTIHDLDMSRFLLGEEVTEIYAAAAVLVDPAIGAAGDVDTAVLTLRYQSGAIGTIDNSRRAVYGYDQRVEVFGDKGMVCVANKKPDSAEWSLADGIHSSLPLFFFLERYNDSYIAEMRAFVDCIATGKDPPVQGIDGRIPVAMAYAAARSVREHRPIKLSEVDEGGG
- a CDS encoding D-tagatose 3-epimerase, producing MRHGACTWIFGDQPLPDIAQRLAAAGADGMELMGNLEAYPPGKVNACLRESGLKVLSLTPENVDLAHPDPQVRSQALEYYYRLLDLAAEVGNPVVCCHGAVGRIRAIGPHEDERRWFLLGVQRIAERAGQAGLRIALEVLNRYEAHLLNTAGEALAFVREVGADNVGLLLDCYHMNIEEEDLRSAIGTASDRLFLFHAADSNRQAVGRGHTDWPGVLRALRDARYTGDLVLECTAPGPDPFTPIKGEGWQEMVWQYVEESLRYLELLERQVGLTG
- the iolI gene encoding Inosose isomerase is translated as MLLAINGATTMKTDLAGDIAAAHAAGFQGLELWAAKVDEYLRSHSLAELASLLRKNKITPVSINSIEFITFRSAEDYQKIRTRCQQLCEWSRAIGCERIVVVPSPTPREGATRSQIKSESVRVLRELGALAGGYGVKLAFEFLGFGWCSVRTLAQAREIVSAADRPNVGLVIDTCHFYAGGSRIESIKRVNPEQILIFHINDVEKRPKQTIEDAHRLLPGEGVIPLEAILRELKATGFDGLCSIELFRPAYWERPAPELARSAREATLKLLRPLFDVV
- the potB gene encoding Spermidine/putrescine transport system permease protein PotB; amino-acid sequence: MSEAPSRRQSLITFLLLLPGLAGFFGLFFYPMLVTLARSFRPEGEAQGWTLENYAVLVRNSDFPRVILLTFFLAISSTVLSIALSVPLALLLRHKPTGHRLLRISMLIPITVPGLIGALGLLLFWGSRGWFNLALMPLLDLKNPIQVNYTLPGLIIFYVWHYFSYTATTTLSTLEGLDPAFEEAATVAGAAPGQVLRHVVIPLIMPGILAGSVLSFMAAFGAFSIPLVTGGSLRPLAVSIYKQIEVFTPARWSAASAMAAVMATLQVIFLAIYMRVLRRPSI